The following coding sequences lie in one Vitis vinifera cultivar Pinot Noir 40024 chromosome 19, ASM3070453v1 genomic window:
- the LOC100260010 gene encoding cytochrome P450 CYP72A219 — HAGKNFFTWVGPSPRVNIMEPELMRDVLLKSNIFQKTPSHPLVKLLVSGLVVLEGEQWAKRRKMINPVFHPEKLKNMLPAFHLSCSDMLNKWKKLSVKGSCELDVWPYLENLTGDVISRTAFGSSYEEGRRIFQLQKEQTYLAIKVAMSVYIPGWRFFPTKTNKRMKQISKEVHALLGGIINKREKAMEAGETANSDLLGILMESNFREIQEHQNNTKIGMSAKDVIDECKLFYLAGQETTSVLLLWTMVLLSQHTDWQARAREEVLQVFGNNKPENDGLNHLKIVTMIFHEVLRLYPPVTVLTRMVSKDTQVGDMYFPAGVQVSLPTILVHHDHEIWGDDAKEFNPERFAEGVSKATKNQVSFLPFGWGPRVCIGQNFAMMEAKTALAMILQRFSFELSPSYAHAPFSLITIQPQYGAHLILRGL; from the exons CATGcaggaaaaaatttctttacaTGGGTGGGTCCAAGTCCAAGGGTAAACATTATGGAGCCTGAGCTAATGAGGGATGTTTTGTTGAAGTCCAATATCTTTCAAAAGACACCCTCACACCCGTTGGTCAAGTTGCTGGTTTCTGGTCTAGTGGTTTTGGAAGGTGAACAATGGGCCAAACGTAGAAAGATGATCAACCCAGTTTTCCATCCAGAAAAGTTGAAG AATATGTTACCGGCATTTCATTTGAGTTGTAGCGACATGTTGAACAAATGGAAGAAGCTTTCGGTGAAGGGATCATGTGAGTTGGATGTTTGGCCCtatcttgaaaatttgacagGGGATGTGATTTCTCGGACAGCATTTGGCAGTAGCTACGAAGAAGGAAGAAGGATATTCCAACTCCAGAAAGAACAGACATATCTTGCAATCAAGGTTGCAATGTCAGTTTATATCCCAGGATGGAG GTTTTTTCCCACAAAGACGAACAAGAGGATGAAGCAAATAAGCAAAGAAGTACATGCATTGTTGGGGGGCATCATCAACAAAAGGGAGAAGGCAATGGAGGCTGGCGAAACTGCTAATAGTGACTTATTAGGTATATTAATGGAATCCAATTTTAGAGAAATTCAAGAACATCAAAATAACACGAAGATTGGAATGAGTGCCAAAGATGTCATTGATGAATGTAAGCTATTCTATCTTGCTGGCCAAGAGACAACCTCAGTTTTGCTTTTATGGACAATGGTCCTGCTAAGCCAACATACAGACTGGCAAGCTCGTGCAAGAGAAGAGGTTTTACAGGTTTTTGGGAATAACAAACCTGAAAATGATGGCTTAAACCACCTAAAAATT GTTACCATGATTTTTCATGAGGTTCTTAGGTTATATCCACCAGTAACAGTGCTTACCAGAATGGTTTCTAAGGACACTCAAGTGGGAGACATGTATTTTCCAGCCGGAGTGCAGGTCTCTTTGCCCACCATCCTAGTTCAccatgatcatgaaatttgggGAGACGATGCAAAGGAGTTTAATCCAGAGAGGTTTGCTGAAGGAGTTTCAAAGGCAACAAAAAACCAAGTTTCATTTTTACCATTCGGTTGGGGTCCTCGGGTGTGCATTGGACAAAATTTTGCAATGATGGAGGCAAAAACAGCTTTGGCAATGATCTTACAACGCTTCTCATTTGAACTTTCGCCATCCTATGCTCATGCTCCTTTCAGTCTTATAACTATCCAACCCCAATATGGTGCACACCTGATTCTACGTGGACTTTAA